A window of the Diabrotica undecimpunctata isolate CICGRU chromosome 1, icDiaUnde3, whole genome shotgun sequence genome harbors these coding sequences:
- the LOC140442675 gene encoding uncharacterized protein codes for MTRVNGRPTLQKKKRKLHGEKNIGAGGNKNENDICIYVDQLEIEQGSSKINTVFKHLQEDLDQIALNISTKKTQACIFSRKRTIPEVVELQNVSFKVQPKVKYLGIILDRKMIWKDHIEYIVARADKGYNALRAVNYTTWGADPNIALLMYRSYIRSILDYGCYFYNQAAKTHLQKIDILSNKCLRLCIGALMSTPISNLSVECNEPPLWLRRKTMCEKFITKMITKESIICNNCHKLYINDLTTEYWRKKPTLLLAESYNRIRQFKNKLYRTTLPSMFQINLNNIPNIQPTYMRDYSKFPVYLRNAMFNVDIETLFPEHYQIYTDASKMNSRVAAAVWDPRTRYKEGIRLNENFTTFSAELIAILRAMQYISSINNNEEKFLILTDSKSALLKLESLKDISNYIYIDIIKAYIALRAKGKQISFCWVKAHSNLKHNEIVDTLAKKATEQENESKYKLTLNDVYANITSNKTKTWQQWYNNSTKGLFYKNIQLNIPAKSWFNHYHIEKIVVSYICRLRFGHCLVPEHKFKIGLSDSNLCECGELGSAEHMILNCRLKIIEINQFMNQVYRETNITRPFNLKTILSSLDERVYEILIKHILNIKLKL; via the exons ATGACGAGAGTGAATGGACGACCAACATTAcagaaaaagaaaaggaaattaCACGGAGAGAAAAACATAGGAGCTGGTGGAAATAAGAATGAAa atgatatatGCATATATGTAGATCAATTGGAAATAGAACAAGGCAGTAGTAAAATAAATACAGTATTTAAACATCTACAAGAAGACCTAGATCAAATAGCATTAAACATATCTACCAAAAAAACACAAGCTTGCATATTCTCCCGAAAACGAACCATTCCAGAAGTAGTGGAGTTGCAAAATGTCTCGTTTAAAGTTCaacctaaagttaaatatttgggtattatacTGGATAGGAAAATGATTTGGAAAGATCATATTGAGTACATCGTAGCAAGAGCTGACAAAGGGTACAATGCGTTACGAGCAGTAAACTATACAACCTGGGGAGCAGATCCCAACATAGCATTACTAATGTATAGATCATACATAAGATCAATATTAGATTACGGATGTTACTTTTACAATCAAGCCGCCAAAACCCATCTTCAAAAAATAGACATCCTTTCAAATAAATGCCTCAGATTATGTATAGGAGCTTTGATGAGTACTCCAATATCAAACCTAAGCGTAGAATGTAATGAACCACCACTATGGTTAAGAAGGAAAACTATGTGTGAAAAATTTATAACTAAAATGATAACTAAAGAGAGCATAATATGTAACAACTGCCacaaactttatataaatgaCCTAACCACTGAATACTGGAGGAAAAAGCCAACATTACTACTTGCCGAAAGTTACAATAGAAtaagacaatttaaaaataaactatacagAACAACTCTGCCATCCATGTTTCAGATAAATCTAAACAATATACCAAACATACAACCAACCTACATGAGAGATTACTCGAAATTTCCAGTTTACTTAAGGAATGCCATGTTTAATGTGGATATAGAAACTTTATTTCCGGAACATTACCAAATTTATACCGATGCCTCAAAAATGAATTCGAGAGTGGCCGCTGCCGTGTGGGACCCTAGGACAAGGTATAAAGAGGGTATACGACTTAATGAAAATTTTACAACATTTTCAGCAGAACTTATTGCAATACTGAGAGCAATGCAGTATATAAGCAGTATAAACAATAACGAAGAGAAATTTCTAATCCTTACAGACAGCAAAAGTGCTTTACTAAAACTAGAAAGTTTGAAGGACATATCAAACTACATATATATTGACATTATTAAAGCATATATCGCACTTAGGGCTAAGGGCAAACAAATATCATTTTGTTGGGTAAAAGCTCACTCTAATCTTAAACACAATGAAATAGTAGATACTTTAGCTAAGAAGGCCACCGAACAAGAAAAtgaaagtaaatataaattaacattaaatgatGTTTACGCTAATATTACCAGCAATAAAACCAAAACCTGGCAACAATGGTATAACAACTCAACTAAAGGGCTATTCTACAAAAACATACAATTAAATATTCCAGCTAAATCATGGTTTAATCATTACCACATCGAAAAAATAGTTGTTTCATACATATGCAGACTTAGATTTGGACACTGCCTTGTTCCagaacacaaatttaaaataggTCTTAGTGATAGTAATCTTTGTGAATGTGGTGAGTTAGGATCTGCAGAACACATGATACTAAACTGTAGACTAAAGATAATAGAAATAAATCAATTCATGAATCAAGTATATAGGGAAACCAATATTACAAGACCTTTTAATCTAAAAACAATATTATCTAGTTTAGACGAACGTGTATATGAGATCTTAATTAAACACatacttaatataaaattaaaattgtga